A single genomic interval of Oncorhynchus gorbuscha isolate QuinsamMale2020 ecotype Even-year linkage group LG25, OgorEven_v1.0, whole genome shotgun sequence harbors:
- the cnpy4 gene encoding protein canopy 4, protein MELFLLCLFWVCSFAISSEDERLPNRCEVCKFLTVELQAALEKTGRSKEVLELGAVLDTGKRRRKIKYNTSETRLTEAVDNICEGILQYSVHAERPGSLRYAKGTSQTMATLKNLVHKGVKVELGLPYELWDEPSVEVSDMKKQCETMLEQYEEVVEDWYFHHQEERLERFLCETHILKTSEQECLQEVWKGDMGKKGSKVEVASEEEGGGKTHDAGEL, encoded by the exons ATGGAACTTTTCCTCTTGTGCCTTTTTTGGGTGTGCAGCTTCGCTATATCATCCGAGGACGAAAGACTGCCCAATCGATGCGAAG TGTGTAAGTTCCTGACGGTGGAGCTCCAAGCAGCCTTGGAGAAGACGGGTCGGTCCAAGGAGGTTCTGGAGCTAGGAGCAGTGCTGGACACGGGTAAACGCAGACGCAAGATCAAATACAATACCTC TGAGACCCGTCTGACTGAGGCAGTGGATAACATCTGTGAGGGGATCCTACAGTACAGTGTCCATGCTGAGCGACCTGGCAGCCTCCGATACGCCAAG ggtACCAGTCAGACCATGGCCACTCTGAAGAACCTGGTCCATAAGGGGGTGAAGGTGGAGTTGGGTCTGCCCTATGAACTCTGGGACGAACCCTCAGTGGAGGTGTCCGACATGAAGAAACAG TGTGAGACGATGCTAGAGCAGTATGAGGAGGTTGTGGAGGACTGGTACTTCCACCATCAGGAGGAGAGGCTGGagcgcttcctgtgtgagacacaCATTCTCAAGACCTCCGAGCAAG aatGTCTACAGGAGGTTTGGAAGGGTGACATGGGAAAGAAGGGATCCAAAGTGGAGGTAGCAAgcgaagaagagggaggagggaagactCACGATGCAGGAGAACTGTGA